The genomic DNA GCGGGGAAGTTGCACACGTACCCGAAACGCCTTTAAGCTGGGCATATAATCCGGATGTACCGAAATTCGATTTTGATCCAAAAAAAGCTAAGAAAATGTTAGAAGAAGCAGGTTGGAAACCAGGTGCAGACGGTATTCTTGAAAAAGATGGCAAGAAATTCTCATTTGAAATTAAAACGAATAAAGGAAACTCAGTTCGTGAAGATATTGTCGTTATTTTACAAAAACAGTTAAAAGAAGTTGGGATCGAAGCAAAGCCTCAAGTAATGGAATTTAGTGCACTAATTAATGATATTAATCCGCCTAACTGGAACTTTGATGCAATTGTCTTAGGCTGGAGCTTAGGATTAGATCCTGATCCGAGCGGTATTTTCCATACAAAATGGATTGAGGCAGGAAACAACTTTATTGCGTATTCAAATCCTGATTTGGATAAATTAATGGAAGAACAATTGAAAGAGTTAGATAAAGAAAAACGAAAAAAAATGCTTGGAGAAATTCAACAAAAACTTGCTGAAGACCAGCCATACAGTTTCCTATACTATCCGATGGAATATCGTGCGATGCCGGCAAACTTACATGGCTACGAGTTCCATGCGAAAAAACAATTATATAATGCGCATAAATGGTGGTTAGAGCAAGAGAAAAAATAATATCGGATGATTTTTAATAAGTGAAATAGGGGACTGGTTTGGCCTTTCCCCTATTTTTCTGAGGCTATTTATAAGTCATTAGAATAGAAAACTCTACTAGTTATCGCTATAACATATAACTTAGTATTCAAAATAAATATCAAAAAATTGCTTAGAAGGAGAATAGGCGATGGTCTCATACATTATTAGACGCACATTGATGGCTATTCCCTTATTAATAGGAATTACCATAATATCATTTGCGATTATGAAGGCAGCTCCCGGCGGCCCGGCATCAATGTTAATGGATCCAACGATGAAGCCAGAAGACAAAATAAAGTTTGAAGAAAAATATGGATTAAATGATCCAATTCATATTCAATATTTTAAATGGTTAGGCAGTATGGCGAAAGGTGACTTTGGTACATCACTATTAAGACAAGGTGTCCCTGTTAGTGAAATGATTATGAATCGTTTACCGAATACACTATTATTAATGATTACTTCTACTTTTCTAGCGATTATTATCGCAATCCCTTTTGGAATTATTTCTGCCATGCGGCCTTATTCACCGTTAGATTATACAACAACAGTAGGCTCTTTTTTAGGTGTAGCGATACCAAACTTTTGGTTTGGATTAATGTTGATTATGTTTTTATCAGTTAAGTTAGGCTGGTTTCCCGCAGGTGGAGTGGCAACTCTAAATGCGCCCTTTAGTATTTGGGACAGGATTCACCATTTAATCTTACCGGCTTTTGTTCTTGCAACAGCAGATATGGCGGCCTTAACACGTTACACTAGATCAAGCATGATCGACGTACTAAAGCAAGATTATATTAGAACGGCAAAATCTAAAGGCTTTAAAGAAAGAACGGTTGTAATGAAACACGGCTTACGAAACGGATTAATTCCGATTATTACGATTTTCGGATTAATGCTGCCGTCATTTATCGGTGGAGCGGCGATTACCGAAAAAGTATTTTCATGGCCTGGGATCGGCAGTCTATTTATAGATTCAGCGTTTCAGCGGGACTATCCGGTCATTATGGCTCTAACAGTTATTACTGGTGCATTAGTCGTAATCGGAAATTTACTAGCGGATATATTATATGCAATTTTTGATCCGCGTATCGAGTATTAAGGGGGGTTAGCAATGACACAAACAAATCCAGAAATCACTCAAGAGGATATACAAATTAACCCCAATTTAAAAGAAAAACCAGATACGCTAACAAAAATCTTTTTGCGTAAGTTTTTTAAAAATAAATTAGCTGTCATTGGGGCTTTATTCCTCATTCTTGTTGTATTATCTGCCTTATTAGCTCCTGTTATTGCTCCTTATTCATTCGAAGAGCAAAATTTAGCAGACAAGCTGAAACCGCCAAGTGAGGAATATTTTTTAGGAACTGACCGTTTCGGCCGTGATATTTTAACCCGTCTTCTTTATGGAGGAAGAATATCACTTTTAGTAGGTTTTGGCTCGGTCATAGGGGCGATCGTTATCGGAATAACGGTGGGCGCATTAGCTGGATATTATGGTGGGATCATCGATTCAATTTTAATGCGTTTCGTTGATATTATTATTTCAATTCCGAGTATATTCTTATTAATTACGATTGTAACTGTCTTTAAACCGAGTGTTACTAATTTAATTATTGTGTTTGCTCTTATAAGTTGGACAGGTACTGCAAGGCTTGTCAGGGGAGAATTTTTGTCACTGAGGTCGAGAGAATTTGTGTTAGCATCTAAAACAATTGGTACAAGATCATATAAAATTATCTTTAGTCATATTTTACCGAATGCGCTGGGACCAATTATCGTTTCGGCTACACTTCTTGTCGGTTCAGTCATTTTATCTGAGGCTGGTTTAAGTTACTTAGGACTAGGTATCCAGCCACCAACTCCAAGCTGGGGGAACATGTTGCAAGATGCACAAAACTATACAGTCATGTCAACAGCACCGTGGTACCCATTTTTCCCGGGATTGCTTATTTTATTAACAGTTTTATCGTTTAACTTTGTTGGTGATGGATTACGGGATGCATTAGACCCTAAAGCACTTGATTAAATGTGAAAAAAGCCAAGTAAATTCTTGGCTTTTTGAGTTTGGAGATAAATCAAACGCACTTAAACTGTTTGCAACGTTTGTCAGTCCAAGTGCAACCGCATAAGACGGAAGCGAATAGAAATAGTCATTCATGAATTTGTCTGTCGACAGTCTGAAGGCCGAGGAAGGAATCCTTGGCTTTTTTTGCTTTATTTTTGAAGAAAACAGACATGTTATTGTGAAAGTGCGCATAAAATATGGACAAGGTATCATTCGTTCAACTAACAACTAGTGAAAACATTTATCAAAAAATTCATTTTATATATGTTAGGATGAATGGAAATGTTTCGGTTATTTTTTTTCTTAATTGGATATGGATTAGCAGTTATCGGCGGAATTCATGTAATTATACATTTAAATTTAATCCCGATAGGATATAGTTTGACTGAATATATATTATTTATTGGATCTCGACCAGAATGTATCGCCTTACCTGTAGGATTATTGATCATCTGGGCAAGTATTTTTGTAAATAACAAAAAATAAATGTATATACTGCCAAATTTGTACTCCTAATGGAATAAATTTGCTTGCAACTGCCTATACTGTTTGTTAACAGACAGTTGTGAAGTGAGGGGTTGAAATGCTGTACTTACATGACGTATGGGTAAATTGGTTTGAAGGAGAAGAAAATGGCTATAACATATGCCACTTTCATGAATGGAGAAAGGATGACGGTGTTGAATTACTAGACCAAGTTCCGTTATTAAAAATTCATTCAAGTTTATTCAATTATATTGAAAACAACCTTTCCGAACTGCCACAGCAGTTACTAAATGACATTTATAAAAAGGCTTTTTTACGAAAAAACCATGAACGAATTCAGCTAGAGTATTGTGTTGTTGTGTCGGACGGAGCAGGTATACTGGCAGTCGATACAATCGGGTACAACATCCCGATTCGAAAAAGCAGACTCATTCCAAGACAGGAACAACTTGTATATGAAATGTTAGAAAATCAAGAAACCATCGACTACGGCAACAAGTTTAAAAATGAAAAGAAGAGTCATCATATTTTATCGCCTGAACCTGAATTAATGAACGGATTAACAAGAAAAGAGCGACAGTTAAAACAATTGCTATTTATGGCATTAGATCAGCTTTATTCATCTAAAAATGTCGCAGAAGTAAGGTACTGGTATACAGAATGGTGTCCAGTACGATATGCTGATATTCAACAGTTGTCTTTTGAAGAAGCTTGGGAACAGCTGCTAGCGGAAACAAGAGAGGGTTGGACAAGCAGGCATATTCATTTTTGTGAAAATATCATTAAAGGACAACCGTTTTTTGAGAAGCTTTGGGAAATTGAAAATGGTTCGAAGGTAAATGAGGGGAGCTGACATATTAGTCAGCTCCTCAGCCTGTTGACAAACGCTCGCAATCATCGTTACTTGCACTTCGTTGTAAGCTCATGAACTCCTGTTCTATTCGCTTCCGCCTCGTGCTTCGTGCCTTGACTGACAAGCGTTTTCAAATAGCCTGAGGGTATTTGCTTAGATATTGCTGCGCTCCTTATCCTGTTGATAAACAAACTCATGAACGACAAGTTTTATCGCTTCTTCTTCGTGCTTGGCATTTAGATTGGCAAGAACAAACGAAGGTAGGCAAAAACGAAAAGGGTTGAGCCCTGCATAAACAGGATTCAATCCCTATTTTTGTTAGTCTTATTATATAGTTGTTAACGGCGTTTTCGTCCTAATCCCATAGCGTTTTCCATTTTTTTAAGCATTTTATTCGCAACTTTTGCTGCTTTTTCCGCTCCTTCATCTAAAATATCATCTAATTTACTTGATTCCATTAAATCATAATATTTTGTTTGGATAGGAGCTAATGCTTGAACAACAACATCCGCTAAATCTGTTTTAAATTGTCCATATCCTTTTCCCTCATATTGTTTTTCTAAATCTTCAATTGGTGTGTTGCTAAGAATAGAATAAATTGATAGCAAGTTTGAAATTCCTGGCTTATGATTAACATCATACTTTACAATACCTTCTGAATCGGTTATTGCACTTTTTATTTTCTTTTCAATTTGTTTTGGATCATCAAGAAGTGTGATCACCCCTTTAGGATTCGGATCAGATTTACTCTTTTTTTTCGTAGGTGTTTGCAGTGACATAATCCGAGCGCCCACTTTTGGAAGGCGAATTTCTGGAATTGTAAAAATATCATTATATTTTTTGTTAAAGCGCTCTGCTAAATCTCTCGTTAATTCAAGATGTTGTTTTTGATCTTCACCTACAGGAACAAGGTCTGTATTGTACAGTAATATATCAGCGGCCATTAACGGCGGATATGTGAGCAATCCAGCAGAGATCGTGTCCTTTCCTGCCGATTTGTCTTTAAATTGTGTCATTCGTTCAAGTTCGCCAATATAAGAAATACATTGCATCATCCAAGCAGCTTGAGCATGTGCAGGTACTTCCGATTGAATAAAAAGCGTCGCTGCATTTGGATCGATCCCTACAGCTAAATAGAGGGCTGCTAATCCACGCGTATTTTTCCGCAATACGAGACGATCTTGCGGAACAGTGATTGCATGCTGATCAACAATACAAAAATAACAATTATATTCATGCTGTAATTCAGTAAACTGTTTCATTGCTCCGATATAGTTGCCGAGTGTTATCGTTCCACTTGGCTGGATTCCAGAGAATATCGTTTTCATAGTCATTTCCTCCTTAAAAATGAAAAACCACTCATCCACAAAAAATAGGGACGAATGGTTCGCGGTGCCACCCTAATTACTCACAAGAGTCACTTATTACTAACTATATATTAAAGTTAGAGCCTCTGTAACGTAAGGATAACGCTAGAAGATAATTTGATTCATCATAACCATTTCCCTTCTAGGGCTAGAAAGTCCATTCCACTCGCCCTGAATATCTGCTTTCACCAGCCGCAAGACTCTCTAAAACTCAAAACGAATGTACTATTCTTTCTTTAACGCCATTAGAAAAAGATCATTTAGTTTATAAATAAAATATAATAAAAAACATGTAAAAGCAAGGGTTTTAAAAATCAAATGTTTACATTTGTAATAAAAACTAAATAAATGGATTTAATTAAATTAAATTACAATACTAGAAAAACAAAACCTTTTATTTTTAGTAAAAAATTGTTATATTATTATAAGCAGTTAAACTAAGAAAAAGAATTAAAAGCCCCTTCTAAATAAGTTGTTTTTGTTTATAATTTCAGAAAAATTCTTATAAAAAATATATTTATTTAAATAATAATCGTGCTTGCAATAAATTTTTAAAATATTTATAATAAGTTTTACAAACGGACTATTAAAATTCTGTCATTATTGTTGTCAAAGTAGCTGTACAATATAAACTAGTGAATATAAATTTTGACCATACTGAATAAAAATTAAATTTGCTTATTCATTTAAAATTAACTGATTATTTTATACATTTAGTGTGTACAGTTGACTTAATTGAATGGACGGATAAGGAACCGTTTGGGAAAAAATTTTGGGGGGTAACAGCGTGAAAAAGAGGTTTTCTCTCCTTTTTAGTATGTTGCTCGTCTTTAGCGTGTTCTTAGCTGCTTGCGGCGGAGGAAATGCTGATGGCGATAAGGCAGATAAAAAGGATAAAGCAAAATCAAATGCGGAACAAGAATTAGCAATTAATATTAACACTGAGCCGCCAACATTAAATCCTGGCTTAGCGAAAGATTCTACATCTGGTGCAGTTTTATTGCAAGCTTTTGAAGGTTTAACACGGATTAATAAAGATGGTAAACCTGAAGAAGCGATGGCAAAAAAAATTGATGTATCAGATGATCAATTAGTTTATACATTTACTTTACGGGACACTAAATGGTCAAATGGTGATCCTGTTACAGCTCAAGACTTTGAATATGCATGGAAATGGGTGTTAGACCCGAACAATGGTGCAGAATATGCATACCAGCTTTACTATATAAAAGGTGCTGAAGCTGCTAATCTTAAGGGTGGTTCACTTGATGAAGTAGGGATAAAAGCATTAGATGATAAAACATTAGAAGTTACGTTAGAAAACCCTACTCCTTTTTTCACAGAGTTAACAGCTTTTTACACTTACTATCCGGTAAATAAAGCAATTGCTGAAAATAATCCAGATTGGCATACAGATGCTGGAGAAAACTTTACATCTAACGGACCTTTCAAATTAGTAGAATGGTCTCATAGTGATAAAGTGATTCTTAAAAAGAATGAAAACTATTGGGATTCAGATAAAGTAAAACATGAAAAAATTGAAATGTTCATGATTAACGATGCGAACACTGAATTATCAATGTTTGATAATGGTGAATTAGATTGGGCTGGTAAACCAAACGGTCAGCTTCCTACAGATGCAATGCAAGCTTTAAAAGATGAAGGGCGTTTAAAAATTGAACCTTTTGCGGGCATTTATTGGTATAAATTTAATACAAAGGTTGAACCTTTAAATAACGTTAACATCCGGAAAGCATTAACTTATGCAATTGATCGTAAATCGATAATTAATAACATTACACAAACAGAAGAAATACCAGCAATGGCAATTGTACCGCCAACAATGTTCTCTGAAAATGAAAAAGGTTATTTCAAGGATAACGATGTTAAGAAAGCAAAAGAGTATTTACAAAAAGGGTTAGAAGAGCTCGGTCTTAAAGATGCCTCTGAATTACCGCCAATCTCTTTATCCTATAACACATTAGAATCACATCAAAAAATTGCTCAAGCAATTCAAGATATGTGGAAAACTGAGTTAGGGATTGAAGTTGTTCTTGACAACCAAGAATGGGCAGTTTACTTAGATAAAATTCAATCTGGTGATTATCAAATTGGTCGCTTAGGCTGGGCAGCTGATTTTAATGACCCAATTAACTTCCTTGAAATGTTCCGTGACGCAGCAGGCGGAAACAATCAAACTGGTTGGGAAAATGAGGAGTTTAAAAACTTATTAGACGAATCAGCGAAAGAAAAAGATCCTAAAAAGCGTGCAGAATTATTGAAAAAAGCCGAAGAAATTATTATTGATGAATTACCTGTAGCACCTATTTACTTCAATACTACTAGCTGGGTACAAAACGATAGCTTAAAAGGTGTTGTCGTATCTGGTCTTGGAGATGCTCAATTTAAATGGGCATACTTTGAATAAAGTTATTTAGTTTGAAGGTATATGGGGTTTTGATTCCATATACCTTCATTTCTTGCTAACACGATTAGCAAATATTGGAGGTGTCATGATTGGCAAGATATATCGGAAAGCGTTTGCTGTACTTAATTATTTCTTTGTGGCTTATTATAACAGCAACGTTTTTTTTAATGCGTATAGCACCGGGTAATCCGTTTACTTCCGAGAAAAAACTCCCTCCTGAAATTGAGGCTAATTTAAATGCTCACTATGGACTGGATCAACCTTGGTATATGCAGTATGTTGATTATTTAGTTAGAATAGCAAAATGGGATTTCGGCCCGTCTTTTAAATATAAAAGCCAAACTGTTAATGACTTAATTAACGAAGGATTTCCGATTTCTCTTATTTTAGGTGTTGAAGCCATTCTGTTAGCCGTTTCTTTAGGGATGATCTTAGGAGTCATTGCCGCACTGAAGCATAATAAATGGCAGGATTACTCAGCAATGATTGTAGCTGTAATGGGGATATCAGTCCCTTCATTTATAATGGCGACGATATTACAATACTTTTTAGCGATTAAAGCTGGGGTGTTCCCGGTGGCGAGATGGGAGTCATTTGCTCATACAATATTACCTGCACTTGCACTTGCATCAACACCGATGGCTTTTATTGCGCGTTTAACCCGCTCTAGTATGCTTGAAGTGTTAAGTAATGATTATATTAAAACAGCTAAAGCAAAGGGGCTCAATCAATGGGCTATTACAATTAAACATACAATACGAAACGCACTACTTCCTGTTGTATCTTATTTAGGTCCACTTTCAGCCGGAGTCATTACAGGAAGCTTTGTAATTGAAAAAATCTTCGGTATCCCTGGATTAGGATCTCATTTCGTATTAAGTATCGGAAATCGTGATTATACCGTCATAATGGGAATTCCCTTTTTTTATAGTATTATACTTTTGGTCTCTATTCTCCTTGTCGACATTGCGTACGGATTTATTGATCCACGCATCAAACTGGCAGGCGGTAAGAAAGGAGAGTAATAAATGGAACAGTTATCAAAAGAAAAATTTCAGCATGTCGGTCCGAAAACATCGGATGCCGAAATAATTTCAAAGCCTAGTTTATCTTTTTGGAAAGATGTATCAATTCGATTTCGAAAAAACAAGCTTGCCATGTTAGGACTTGTTTTACTGTTTGCTCTTTTATTTATGGCAATCTTTGGACCATATATGACGTCTTATGACTATGCGACAAACGATTTAACAAATAAAAATCAGCCTCCTTCGGCAGAACATTGGTTTGGAACGGATGATCTTGGTCGTGATGTCTTTACTCGTACTTGGGAAGGTGCACGAATTTCTTTGCTTGTCGGTGTTGCTGCTGCCTTAGTAGACCTTTTCATCGGGGTTATTTGGGGAGGATTTTCAGGTTATAAAGGCGGTCGGACAGATGATATTATGATGCGAATTGCCGATGTTTTATATGGGGTTCCATATTTATTATTAGTTATTTTATTAATGGTCGTTTTAGGCCAAAGCGTTGGTACAATGATTTTAGCAATGACAATTACTGGGTGGATTAATATGGCTCGGATTGTAAGAGGACAAGTGTTGTCGCTTAAGAATCAAGAGTATGTTTTAGCAGCTAAAACATTAGGGGCAGATACTTCTAGAATTATGCGAAAACATCTCATTCCTAATTCGTTAGGGCCTATTCTTGTTACCATGACATTAACAATTCCATCCGCCATTTTTACTGAATCCTTTTTAAGTTATTTAGGTCTAGGATTAACCCCTCCTGTAGCAAGTTGGGGAACGATGGCATCAGAAGGATTGCCGGCATTACGTTATTATCCATGGCGCTTATTTTTCCCAGCTTTATTTATAAGTGTGACGATATTTGCATTTAACGTTGTTGGTGATGGATTACGGGATGCACTAGACCCACGATTAAGAAAATAAGGGAGTGAGAAAATGGAAAAATTGCTCGAGGTAAAGGATTTAGAAGTCTCATTCCAAACATATGGAGGAGAAGTAAAAGCAGTTCGTGGTGTCAGCTTTGATCTTTACAAAGGGGAGACACTTGCGATTGTTGGTGAATCTGGATCGGGTAAAAGTGTGACAACACAAACAATTATGAAATTAATTCCTATGCCTCCTGGTAAAATCACAAACGGGCATATATTGTTTAAAGGAGAAGATCTCGTTCCAAAAACGGATAAACAAATGGAGAAAATTCGCGGTAAAGAGATTAGTATGATTTTCCAAGATCCAATGACTTCTTTAAACCCGACAATGAAAGTGGGTAAACAAATTATAGAAGTTTTGGCAAAGCATCAAAATATGCCAAAATCAGATGCAGGAAATCGTGCTATTGAGCTCCTTAAACTCGTGGGAATTCCATTTCCAGAAAAGCGTGTTAATCAATATCCGCATGAATTTTCTGGAGGTATGAGACAAAGGGTTATGATTGCAATTGCTTTAGCAGCAAACCCTAAATTATTAATTGCTGATGAACCGACGACAGCTTTAGATGTTACGATACAAGCACAAATTTTAGAATTAATGAAAGAACTTCAACAAAAAATGGAAACGTCGATCATTTTCATTACACATGACCTTGGTGTTGTTGCTAACGTAGCAGATCGTGTAGCGGTAATGTATGCTGGGCAAATCGTCGAGATGGGTACGGTCGATGAAATTTTCTATGATCCGCGTCATCCATATACTTGGGGGTTGCTCGCTTCAATGCCTAGTCTCGATAATGATGAGAAATCAGAACTTAATGCGATTCCAGGTTCACCTCCTGATTTAACGAATCCACCTAAAGGAGATGCTTTTGCAACGAGAAACGAATACGCTTTGGCAATTGATTATGAAGAAGAACCGCCAATGTTTCAAATTTCAAATACTCACTTTGCAAAAACTTGGCTGCTTCATCCAAATGCACCGAAAATCAAACCGCCTGAATCAGTTAAGAAGCGAATGCGGCAATTATCCAATACTTTTAAAACTCCTTTGTTAGTAAAGGGGGATCAATGAAGTGGCAGAAAGAGAAAAGTTATTAGAAATAAAAAGCTTAAAACAGCATTTTGATGTTGGCGGAGGAAATGTTGTAAAGGCTGTAGGCGGCATTTCATTTGACATTTACAAAGGAGAAACTTTAGGTCTTGTCGGTGAATCTGGTTGCGGAAAGTCGACTACAGGAAGAACAATTATTCGCTTATATGAGGCCACTGCTGGTAAAGTTTTATTTAATGGTGAAAATGTTCACGGAAAAAAATCAAAGAAAGCTTTAAAAAAATTTAATCGCAAAATGCAAATGATCTTCCAAGATCCATATGCTTCATTAAACCCAAGAATGACAGTAGCAGACATTATTGCTGAAGGAATTGACATTCATGGTTTAGCTAAGAATAAAAAAGAACGAATGGAAAGAGTAAATAAGCTTCTTGAAACGGTTGGACTAAATAGAGAGCATGCGAATCGTTATCCTCACGAATTTTCAGGCGGTCAAAGGCAAAGAATCGGAATTGCACGAGCATTAGCAGTTGAACCGGAATTTATTATTGCTGATGAGCCGATTTCAGCGCTTGATGTTTCTATTCAAGCACAAGTTGTTAACTTATTAAAAAAGTTACAACGTGAAAAGGGATTGACGTATCTTTTTATTGCTCATGATTTATCCATGGTAAAATATATTAGTGATCGAATAGGGGTCATGTATTTTGGTAAGCTTGTTGAGCTTGCACCTAGTGAAAATTTATATAAAAATCCAATTCATCCATATACGCAATCTTTATTATCAGCAATCCCTCTGCCTGATCCTGAAATAGAACGTACACGGAAAAGAAAAGCTTATGATCCAACTGTCCATAATTACGCAAAAGATGAAAAACTAGAAATGCGCGAAATTTATCCGGGACATTTCGTTTATTGTTCTGAAAGTGAATATAAGCAATATCAAAAACAATACAGTTAAAATCTGCGGGGCTACTTTTAGGATAGCCCCGTTTTCTATACTTTTTCACATTAACGCATTACATGTTTTTATCATACAATAATTTTTATTAAAAATCTATTTAATTTTCACTTTATTTTTAATATTAATTTTTTCAAGTTGAGTAAATTAAAAAAAGAAGCTATCTAAAAAGTTAATGACTTTTTAAATAGCCCCTAAATGCGATCAAATTATTTACCTTTTCCACCACCGACACTTTTCCAATTAGTTTGTATTTTATTTGATTGAACAACAAATTCATTTTTATTTTTTCCGCCAAATAAACCTGTTCCAATTCCATTCGTAATGACACCGACAGTTGCGGTAATACCAATAACAAGTAAGGCGACGATTGCAACATCCATTATGTATTCACCCATGGAATCCCCCTCCATCCTTAGTTACACTATGTTTATTATATCCTTATTTTAGCGAAATTGCACGTGTATTTAAAGAGGTCAGTAAAGACTTTAAAATCTAATTGAATTTTATAAGGAAAAGAAAAATTTACTCATTTGTTTTTCATTTCAAACAATTAATTGAGAACAAATAACCTGTTCCAAATATGTTTGCATTTAGCCTAAAAAGGGTAAATACTCATTAATTATTATTAATAAAAAGAATTTTTTTAGAGAAGATATGAAACTTTTTATTAAAAATTCTCGTCAATATAAGTGGGATTTTTTTTAGAGGAGGGAGTTGTCCTACATAATGATAAAAAAAAGTAAAAAAAATCTACCACGGACATTTTGTTTAGTGTATAATAAATAATAGAGATTACTTGTTTATATTGATTTTAATTTAGGGATAACCTTTAAAGAATAATGGTACAGTATTTCTGTTTTTTAACGACGTTAATTTTTAATGAAGGAGTGTGAAATTTGTAAATGGTTACCTTATACACTTCACCAAGTTGTACTTCGTGTAGGAAAGCAAAATCATGGCTTGA from Bacillus aquiflavi includes the following:
- a CDS encoding ABC transporter permease, giving the protein MVSYIIRRTLMAIPLLIGITIISFAIMKAAPGGPASMLMDPTMKPEDKIKFEEKYGLNDPIHIQYFKWLGSMAKGDFGTSLLRQGVPVSEMIMNRLPNTLLLMITSTFLAIIIAIPFGIISAMRPYSPLDYTTTVGSFLGVAIPNFWFGLMLIMFLSVKLGWFPAGGVATLNAPFSIWDRIHHLILPAFVLATADMAALTRYTRSSMIDVLKQDYIRTAKSKGFKERTVVMKHGLRNGLIPIITIFGLMLPSFIGGAAITEKVFSWPGIGSLFIDSAFQRDYPVIMALTVITGALVVIGNLLADILYAIFDPRIEY
- the opp4C gene encoding oligopeptide ABC transporter permease, whose amino-acid sequence is MTQTNPEITQEDIQINPNLKEKPDTLTKIFLRKFFKNKLAVIGALFLILVVLSALLAPVIAPYSFEEQNLADKLKPPSEEYFLGTDRFGRDILTRLLYGGRISLLVGFGSVIGAIVIGITVGALAGYYGGIIDSILMRFVDIIISIPSIFLLITIVTVFKPSVTNLIIVFALISWTGTARLVRGEFLSLRSREFVLASKTIGTRSYKIIFSHILPNALGPIIVSATLLVGSVILSEAGLSYLGLGIQPPTPSWGNMLQDAQNYTVMSTAPWYPFFPGLLILLTVLSFNFVGDGLRDALDPKALD
- a CDS encoding YjbA family protein, with the protein product MLYLHDVWVNWFEGEENGYNICHFHEWRKDDGVELLDQVPLLKIHSSLFNYIENNLSELPQQLLNDIYKKAFLRKNHERIQLEYCVVVSDGAGILAVDTIGYNIPIRKSRLIPRQEQLVYEMLENQETIDYGNKFKNEKKSHHILSPEPELMNGLTRKERQLKQLLFMALDQLYSSKNVAEVRYWYTEWCPVRYADIQQLSFEEAWEQLLAETREGWTSRHIHFCENIIKGQPFFEKLWEIENGSKVNEGS
- the trpS gene encoding tryptophan--tRNA ligase; translation: MKTIFSGIQPSGTITLGNYIGAMKQFTELQHEYNCYFCIVDQHAITVPQDRLVLRKNTRGLAALYLAVGIDPNAATLFIQSEVPAHAQAAWMMQCISYIGELERMTQFKDKSAGKDTISAGLLTYPPLMAADILLYNTDLVPVGEDQKQHLELTRDLAERFNKKYNDIFTIPEIRLPKVGARIMSLQTPTKKKSKSDPNPKGVITLLDDPKQIEKKIKSAITDSEGIVKYDVNHKPGISNLLSIYSILSNTPIEDLEKQYEGKGYGQFKTDLADVVVQALAPIQTKYYDLMESSKLDDILDEGAEKAAKVANKMLKKMENAMGLGRKRR
- a CDS encoding peptide ABC transporter substrate-binding protein; its protein translation is MKKRFSLLFSMLLVFSVFLAACGGGNADGDKADKKDKAKSNAEQELAININTEPPTLNPGLAKDSTSGAVLLQAFEGLTRINKDGKPEEAMAKKIDVSDDQLVYTFTLRDTKWSNGDPVTAQDFEYAWKWVLDPNNGAEYAYQLYYIKGAEAANLKGGSLDEVGIKALDDKTLEVTLENPTPFFTELTAFYTYYPVNKAIAENNPDWHTDAGENFTSNGPFKLVEWSHSDKVILKKNENYWDSDKVKHEKIEMFMINDANTELSMFDNGELDWAGKPNGQLPTDAMQALKDEGRLKIEPFAGIYWYKFNTKVEPLNNVNIRKALTYAIDRKSIINNITQTEEIPAMAIVPPTMFSENEKGYFKDNDVKKAKEYLQKGLEELGLKDASELPPISLSYNTLESHQKIAQAIQDMWKTELGIEVVLDNQEWAVYLDKIQSGDYQIGRLGWAADFNDPINFLEMFRDAAGGNNQTGWENEEFKNLLDESAKEKDPKKRAELLKKAEEIIIDELPVAPIYFNTTSWVQNDSLKGVVVSGLGDAQFKWAYFE
- a CDS encoding ABC transporter permease, translating into MARYIGKRLLYLIISLWLIITATFFLMRIAPGNPFTSEKKLPPEIEANLNAHYGLDQPWYMQYVDYLVRIAKWDFGPSFKYKSQTVNDLINEGFPISLILGVEAILLAVSLGMILGVIAALKHNKWQDYSAMIVAVMGISVPSFIMATILQYFLAIKAGVFPVARWESFAHTILPALALASTPMAFIARLTRSSMLEVLSNDYIKTAKAKGLNQWAITIKHTIRNALLPVVSYLGPLSAGVITGSFVIEKIFGIPGLGSHFVLSIGNRDYTVIMGIPFFYSIILLVSILLVDIAYGFIDPRIKLAGGKKGE
- a CDS encoding ABC transporter permease; this translates as MEQLSKEKFQHVGPKTSDAEIISKPSLSFWKDVSIRFRKNKLAMLGLVLLFALLFMAIFGPYMTSYDYATNDLTNKNQPPSAEHWFGTDDLGRDVFTRTWEGARISLLVGVAAALVDLFIGVIWGGFSGYKGGRTDDIMMRIADVLYGVPYLLLVILLMVVLGQSVGTMILAMTITGWINMARIVRGQVLSLKNQEYVLAAKTLGADTSRIMRKHLIPNSLGPILVTMTLTIPSAIFTESFLSYLGLGLTPPVASWGTMASEGLPALRYYPWRLFFPALFISVTIFAFNVVGDGLRDALDPRLRK
- a CDS encoding ABC transporter ATP-binding protein; amino-acid sequence: MEKLLEVKDLEVSFQTYGGEVKAVRGVSFDLYKGETLAIVGESGSGKSVTTQTIMKLIPMPPGKITNGHILFKGEDLVPKTDKQMEKIRGKEISMIFQDPMTSLNPTMKVGKQIIEVLAKHQNMPKSDAGNRAIELLKLVGIPFPEKRVNQYPHEFSGGMRQRVMIAIALAANPKLLIADEPTTALDVTIQAQILELMKELQQKMETSIIFITHDLGVVANVADRVAVMYAGQIVEMGTVDEIFYDPRHPYTWGLLASMPSLDNDEKSELNAIPGSPPDLTNPPKGDAFATRNEYALAIDYEEEPPMFQISNTHFAKTWLLHPNAPKIKPPESVKKRMRQLSNTFKTPLLVKGDQ